The Desulfoscipio gibsoniae DSM 7213 genome contains a region encoding:
- the selB gene encoding selenocysteine-specific translation elongation factor translates to MKHIIIGTAGHVDHGKTVLIKALTGVDTDRLKEEKERGISIELGFAYLKLASGQTAGIIDVPGHERFIKNMLAGVGGIDIVLLVIAADEGVMPQTREHLDIIQLLNVKRGVVVITKKDLVDEEWLDMVTEDVRDFIKGTVLEKAPLINVSAVSGEGIDELKLVIDQLAADIKENKSAGPPRLPVDRVFTVTGFGTVATGTLLSGQIKTGDNLQIYPAGGVYRVRNLQVHGHKVDTAEAGQRVAINLSGLETSELNRGQVLALSGSLHPAHRLDVKLQYLSSAPKPLKHRARVRVYLGTAEVLGRVILLDREELEPGAETYIQLQMEEPVATARGDHLVIRSYSPMRTIGGGLVIDPTAVKHKRYRDELIEALATAEKGTPTELLEQYLAAGARLYTPSDLISGTGLAAETAASALQDLLDQGRAVELAHEGEKAYLSGRLIAEWTDKIKKALTEYHQKFPLREGYPKEELRSRLFPTLNNKQFQMLLVCLEQNGHIDLHANSVIAHGFIPQPGPALSTGVKRLEEIYLAGMYQPPGWSDAARQAGITKDDQEVLNYLLARGTLVKVADGLFFHQRALSEATNLIKQHLAQRGELLLGEVRDILQTSRKYALPLLEYLDKEKITRRVGDKRVAGRALSDR, encoded by the coding sequence ATGAAACATATCATTATCGGTACGGCAGGCCATGTGGACCACGGTAAAACGGTACTCATCAAAGCGCTAACAGGCGTAGACACCGACCGTCTTAAAGAAGAAAAGGAACGTGGTATTTCCATTGAATTAGGTTTTGCATATCTCAAGCTGGCAAGCGGTCAAACCGCAGGCATCATTGACGTGCCCGGTCACGAAAGGTTTATTAAAAACATGCTGGCCGGTGTTGGTGGCATAGATATTGTTTTATTGGTCATCGCCGCAGACGAGGGAGTCATGCCCCAAACCAGGGAACACCTGGATATTATTCAGCTGCTCAATGTTAAACGTGGTGTGGTGGTGATCACCAAAAAGGATTTAGTGGATGAAGAATGGCTGGATATGGTCACCGAAGATGTCCGCGATTTTATTAAGGGCACGGTACTGGAAAAAGCACCCCTTATTAACGTATCTGCAGTTAGCGGTGAGGGTATTGACGAACTGAAATTGGTGATTGATCAATTGGCCGCTGATATAAAGGAAAATAAATCCGCGGGACCGCCCCGCCTGCCCGTGGACCGTGTTTTTACCGTCACAGGATTTGGCACGGTGGCCACGGGTACGCTGCTTTCGGGACAAATCAAAACCGGGGACAACCTGCAGATTTACCCGGCAGGCGGGGTATACCGGGTGCGCAATCTTCAGGTGCACGGACATAAGGTGGATACTGCCGAGGCCGGCCAGCGAGTGGCCATCAACTTATCCGGGCTGGAAACCAGTGAACTGAACCGCGGTCAAGTTTTAGCTTTATCGGGCAGCCTGCACCCCGCTCACCGGCTGGACGTTAAGTTGCAGTATTTATCCAGTGCACCCAAACCATTAAAACACCGGGCCAGGGTGCGGGTATACCTGGGCACGGCGGAAGTACTGGGCAGGGTGATCCTGCTGGACCGCGAAGAACTGGAGCCTGGTGCGGAAACATATATTCAGCTGCAGATGGAAGAACCGGTAGCGACGGCCAGAGGGGACCACCTGGTGATTCGCTCCTATTCACCCATGCGCACCATTGGCGGAGGGCTGGTTATCGACCCCACAGCAGTCAAGCATAAACGCTACCGGGACGAGCTTATCGAAGCACTGGCCACCGCAGAAAAAGGCACCCCCACCGAACTGCTTGAGCAATATCTGGCAGCTGGCGCCCGCCTATACACACCGTCCGATTTAATCTCAGGAACCGGCCTGGCAGCAGAGACTGCGGCCAGCGCACTGCAGGATTTACTTGATCAGGGACGGGCCGTGGAGCTGGCCCATGAAGGAGAAAAAGCTTACCTATCCGGCCGGTTAATAGCGGAATGGACGGACAAAATTAAAAAAGCTCTGACGGAATACCACCAAAAATTCCCTCTGCGAGAGGGATACCCCAAGGAGGAGCTGCGCTCCAGGTTGTTCCCCACCCTTAACAACAAGCAATTTCAAATGCTGCTTGTTTGCCTGGAACAAAACGGTCATATCGATTTACATGCTAATAGTGTAATCGCCCATGGTTTTATACCGCAGCCCGGACCTGCCTTAAGTACCGGCGTTAAACGTCTGGAGGAAATATACCTGGCCGGCATGTACCAACCACCGGGTTGGAGCGATGCAGCCCGGCAAGCGGGCATAACTAAAGATGACCAGGAAGTGCTGAATTACCTGCTGGCCCGGGGTACGTTGGTAAAAGTTGCGGATGGCCTATTTTTCCACCAGCGGGCGCTTTCAGAGGCAACTAACTTGATAAAACAACACCTGGCCCAAAGGGGAGAATTATTGCTGGGTGAAGTGCGGGATATACTTCAAACTTCCCGCAAATACGCGCTGCCGCTGCTTGAGTACCTGGACAAGGAAAAAATCACCCGTCGGGTGGGGGATAAACGTGTTGCGGGCAGGGCATTGTCAGATAGATGA
- a CDS encoding potassium channel family protein, whose translation MKKSVLVIGVGRFGRGVIEGLYDRGHDIFAIDLDEENLDDVRDMVVSGAVLDVGDDDEELVKIVGEKNFDEAVVALGADFEGALIATSILKDAGVPVSVKAPNQRRGNVLQKMGADRVVFPERDMGRRLAHVISTEAEIDMLELPQGFVVEQLEVGQGFANKTLEELNTSNRFGIWVMLVYQGNEPVQPTANTRLKQGDIIVIFGRKTKLTRFEEANRGKRKKT comes from the coding sequence GTGAAAAAATCCGTGCTGGTTATCGGTGTAGGCCGTTTCGGCCGGGGCGTTATCGAAGGGCTATATGACAGAGGACACGATATTTTTGCCATTGACCTGGATGAAGAAAACTTGGATGATGTGCGGGATATGGTTGTTTCAGGCGCTGTTCTTGACGTAGGAGATGATGATGAGGAATTAGTAAAAATTGTCGGAGAAAAAAATTTTGATGAGGCAGTGGTGGCTTTAGGGGCAGATTTTGAAGGTGCCTTAATAGCCACCAGCATTTTAAAGGATGCCGGAGTACCGGTATCGGTGAAAGCACCCAATCAAAGAAGAGGCAATGTACTACAAAAGATGGGCGCGGACAGGGTTGTTTTCCCGGAGCGGGATATGGGGCGCCGGCTGGCCCACGTTATCTCCACCGAGGCGGAAATTGACATGCTGGAACTGCCCCAGGGATTTGTGGTGGAACAGCTGGAAGTAGGACAAGGCTTTGCGAATAAAACATTGGAAGAGCTTAACACTTCCAACCGGTTTGGCATATGGGTTATGCTGGTGTATCAAGGTAACGAACCGGTTCAGCCCACAGCAAACACTCGCTTAAAACAGGGCGATATTATAGTTATCTTTGGTAGGAAAACAAAGCTAACCAGATTTGAAGAAGCCAACCGGGGTAAAAGAAAAAAGACGTAG
- a CDS encoding DUF456 domain-containing protein — MQVLAMILAVLFFIVGLAGSVLPVIPGAILIWLGMLIYGILTQFETLGTVFFIGQAMAAALVYVTDYLAGAYGVKRYSGSKYAVYGCVIGTLLGIIILGPAGIIFGPFAGAVAGELLNQKPLNSALRIGVGTLVGLMGGVIIKLAIQIAMIVWFFWAVFSHG; from the coding sequence ATGCAAGTGCTGGCCATGATCCTGGCCGTGTTGTTTTTTATTGTCGGTTTAGCTGGATCAGTGCTGCCGGTAATACCGGGAGCGATCTTAATTTGGCTGGGCATGCTGATTTACGGGATTTTAACTCAATTTGAAACATTAGGTACAGTTTTCTTTATTGGGCAAGCCATGGCGGCGGCTCTGGTTTACGTTACGGATTATTTGGCCGGAGCTTATGGCGTCAAGAGATACAGCGGTTCCAAGTATGCTGTTTATGGTTGTGTGATTGGCACATTATTGGGCATTATTATTCTGGGCCCAGCCGGTATTATTTTTGGACCTTTTGCAGGCGCCGTAGCCGGGGAACTACTAAATCAAAAGCCACTGAACAGCGCACTACGGATCGGTGTGGGAACACTAGTGGGACTAATGGGCGGAGTCATAATTAAACTGGCTATACAAATAGCTATGATAGTTTGGTTTTTCTGGGCTGTTTTTTCACACGGTTAA
- a CDS encoding TrkH family potassium uptake protein, which produces MYKKLKPGQLLLISYALVDLVGTLLLLLPIASTEPGPANLVQAWFTATSALTVTGLTVVTTATHWTMFGHMVIMILIQIGGLGLMALATIILAMLGLRIHLGHRLLVVQDRNYFSMSGVIRLVLNIFLLTLVLESIGAVILAFLFPGVWDNGLIEGLLFVVFHAVSAFNGAGFDLTGQSLEPFRDYLGINLVMIALIILGSLGFVVLQELFLVRKWHRLSLHSRMVLLVTGAVTLLGSIFFLASEYNHTLAGAPPEDKIVISLFQAATRTAGFTTVPIMSWSEPFIFLMIIMMFIGASPGSVGGGIKTTTFGTVVLAVWSIVRGKKAVVLFEREIAPESVTKAFTVVVMAGMLVAIITLLLMIVEGLPLVPVLFEVVSAMATVGLSTGITSHLSPFGMALIGLVMFVGRIGVLTVVVVLAGKEKRRSHYMKEDILIG; this is translated from the coding sequence ATGTACAAGAAACTTAAACCAGGGCAATTGCTGCTGATTAGCTATGCACTGGTAGACCTGGTGGGTACGCTGCTGCTTTTGCTGCCTATAGCATCCACCGAACCTGGACCGGCAAATCTAGTACAGGCCTGGTTTACCGCCACCTCCGCCCTCACGGTAACCGGGCTTACGGTGGTCACCACAGCCACCCACTGGACCATGTTCGGGCATATGGTAATCATGATTTTGATACAAATTGGCGGGTTGGGACTTATGGCCCTGGCCACCATCATACTGGCCATGCTGGGACTGCGTATCCATCTTGGCCACCGCCTGCTGGTTGTACAGGACCGCAATTATTTTAGCATGTCCGGAGTAATTCGCTTGGTGCTGAATATCTTTTTACTGACTCTGGTGCTGGAAAGCATTGGTGCTGTTATATTAGCCTTTCTTTTTCCCGGCGTATGGGATAACGGCCTAATTGAAGGGCTGTTATTCGTAGTATTTCATGCGGTAAGCGCATTTAACGGTGCGGGCTTTGACCTAACCGGGCAAAGCCTGGAACCTTTCCGCGATTACCTGGGTATCAATCTGGTGATGATTGCCCTGATTATCCTGGGCAGCCTGGGCTTTGTTGTTTTACAAGAACTGTTTTTGGTGCGCAAATGGCACAGGCTAAGCTTGCACAGCCGCATGGTATTACTGGTTACCGGAGCAGTTACCCTGTTGGGAAGTATTTTTTTCTTGGCCAGTGAATATAACCACACTCTGGCGGGCGCACCTCCGGAGGATAAGATTGTGATCAGCCTGTTTCAAGCAGCTACCCGCACCGCCGGATTTACCACCGTTCCGATCATGTCATGGAGCGAGCCCTTTATTTTTTTAATGATTATAATGATGTTCATTGGGGCCAGCCCGGGTTCCGTAGGTGGAGGGATTAAAACAACCACCTTTGGCACGGTTGTTTTGGCCGTTTGGTCCATTGTACGGGGTAAAAAAGCAGTGGTGCTTTTTGAAAGGGAAATCGCTCCGGAAAGTGTAACCAAAGCCTTTACGGTGGTGGTCATGGCCGGTATGCTGGTGGCGATCATTACATTACTGCTTATGATTGTGGAAGGTTTGCCGCTGGTGCCGGTACTGTTTGAAGTGGTCTCGGCAATGGCCACGGTGGGCTTATCCACGGGTATAACATCTCATTTATCCCCCTTTGGAATGGCGCTGATCGGGCTAGTAATGTTTGTGGGCCGTATTGGTGTTTTAACAGTGGTGGTGGTGCTGGCCGGCAAAGAAAAGCGCCGCTCCCATTATATGAAAGAGGATATTCTTATTGGATGA
- the selA gene encoding L-seryl-tRNA(Sec) selenium transferase gives MSVNNHTRLLRQIPAVDEVLKDPVIADLVRSVPRPLVLKAIRDTIIQLREELAANRLQEQPEQQARDFFMGIIVQRAVYRARSQNRPNLRRVLNATGVVLHTNLGRAVLGESARQAINNAASGYSNLELDLATGKRGSRYAPVEHLLTQLTGAEAALVVNNNAAAVLLALGTLARGREVIVSRGQLVEIGGSFRIPEVMAQSGARLVEVGATNKTYATDYQKAITPETALLLHVHTSNYRIVGFTRETSIAELVELGRDTKLPVMSDLGSGSLVNLGTCGLPAEPTVQQVVKDGADVVTFSGDKLLGGPQAGIILGKKEYLDRMKKNPLTRAVRIDKFTVSALEATLREYIDLQTAWQRIPTLNMLTADINILRQRAQSLSAELTAAAGDQALFTPVQTPSAVGGGALPTADLPSWAVEVAPRCMTVFELAASLREAEPAVIGRLQDEKLLLDVRTLLPGEETALVEVLVGVLKGGVAS, from the coding sequence ATGTCAGTAAATAACCATACCCGCTTGCTAAGGCAGATACCAGCGGTGGACGAGGTGCTTAAAGATCCCGTCATAGCGGACTTGGTCCGGTCAGTGCCACGACCGCTGGTGCTAAAAGCAATTAGGGATACCATTATTCAATTAAGAGAGGAACTGGCGGCGAACCGGTTGCAGGAGCAGCCCGAACAGCAGGCCCGGGACTTTTTTATGGGCATAATTGTACAAAGAGCGGTTTACCGTGCCCGTTCCCAAAACCGCCCCAACCTGCGCCGGGTGCTCAATGCCACCGGGGTGGTGCTGCATACCAACCTGGGGCGGGCGGTGCTGGGGGAAAGCGCCCGGCAAGCCATTAATAATGCTGCATCGGGTTATTCCAACCTGGAATTGGATCTGGCCACCGGTAAACGGGGATCGCGCTATGCCCCGGTGGAACATTTACTTACCCAACTGACCGGTGCCGAGGCCGCGCTGGTAGTAAACAACAACGCCGCCGCCGTACTGCTGGCTCTGGGCACCCTGGCACGGGGCCGGGAAGTGATTGTTTCCCGGGGGCAGCTGGTGGAAATAGGAGGCTCCTTTCGCATACCCGAAGTAATGGCCCAGAGCGGTGCCCGGCTGGTGGAAGTTGGTGCCACCAACAAAACCTATGCCACCGACTACCAGAAGGCCATAACCCCGGAAACGGCATTATTGTTGCATGTACATACCAGTAATTATCGCATAGTGGGATTCACCAGGGAAACTTCCATCGCCGAACTGGTTGAACTTGGCCGGGACACCAAACTACCGGTGATGTCCGACCTGGGCAGCGGGTCACTGGTGAATCTGGGCACCTGCGGGCTACCTGCAGAGCCCACTGTGCAGCAAGTGGTCAAAGACGGTGCCGATGTGGTCACTTTTTCCGGGGACAAGCTGCTGGGCGGCCCCCAGGCGGGCATTATTTTAGGTAAAAAGGAATACCTGGATCGCATGAAAAAGAACCCCCTCACCAGGGCGGTGCGTATTGATAAATTTACCGTATCCGCCCTGGAGGCCACCCTGCGGGAATATATCGACCTCCAAACGGCCTGGCAGCGCATCCCCACCCTGAATATGCTTACCGCGGACATCAATATATTGCGCCAAAGAGCACAATCTTTAAGTGCAGAGCTGACCGCCGCAGCCGGTGACCAGGCTTTATTCACCCCGGTACAAACGCCTTCAGCAGTGGGGGGAGGGGCTTTGCCCACTGCCGATCTACCCTCCTGGGCAGTAGAAGTTGCCCCCCGCTGCATGACAGTTTTTGAATTAGCCGCCAGCCTGCGGGAGGCGGAGCCCGCAGTGATCGGCAGGCTGCAGGATGAGAAATTACTGCTGGATGTGCGTACCCTTTTACCGGGTGAAGAAACCGCCCTGGTAGAAGTGCTGGTCGGAGTGCTCAAGGGAGGTGTTGCCTCATGA
- the rnhA gene encoding ribonuclease HI encodes MKEVEIYTDGACSGNPGPGGYGTVLKYGIYEKELYGAYDNTTNNRMELMAVIKGLESLKEPCLVTVYSDSKYVVDAITKGWVTRWRAKGWMRNSKERAKNIDLWQRLLQLAEGHQIRWVWVKGHADNEYNNRCDRLAVDAIKNCPRQPDNPL; translated from the coding sequence TTGAAGGAAGTTGAAATTTATACGGATGGTGCTTGTAGTGGCAACCCCGGCCCGGGGGGGTATGGTACAGTGCTGAAGTATGGCATTTATGAAAAAGAACTGTACGGTGCATATGATAATACCACCAACAATCGAATGGAATTAATGGCAGTCATTAAAGGGTTGGAAAGTTTAAAGGAACCTTGCCTGGTAACGGTATATTCAGACAGTAAATATGTGGTGGACGCTATAACTAAAGGTTGGGTGACCAGGTGGCGGGCTAAAGGATGGATGCGCAATAGCAAAGAGAGGGCGAAGAATATAGATTTATGGCAGCGGTTGCTGCAGCTGGCCGAAGGTCACCAGATACGGTGGGTGTGGGTAAAGGGCCATGCTGACAACGAATATAACAACCGCTGTGACAGGCTGGCGGTCGATGCTATAAAAAACTGTCCCCGGCAGCCGGATAATCCCTTGTGA
- a CDS encoding 5'-deoxyadenosine deaminase, translating to MSSTLIKNALIVTMNPDRQILRGSLLVENDRITAIDSSSHAADRVIDAQGQVVIPGLIQTHVHLCQTLFRGLADDMLLMDWLQTRIWPLEAAHDPASIYYSALLGIGELFRGGTTAIIDMETVHHTECAFQAIVDAGIRAMSGKCMMNCGPAGVGNLLEQTSTSLQQSVDLLEKWHGAGEGRLLYAFSPRFAVSCSEEMLIQVRNLARHYNVAVHTHASENQDEIAIVQAERGMRNVVYFDHLGMTGTNLILAHCIWLDSTEIEILRRSGTRVVHCPSSNLKLGSGIASIPQMLEQGVHVSIGADGAPCNNNLDQFMEMRTAALIQKPLHGPTAMPAWQTFELATLGGAVAMGLEQQIGSLEVGKKADLAMINLNNLHCAPVDDTNIYSQLIYQARSSDVTLTMVDGQIVYENGRLTSIDETNLMKQCSEAIQRVRRRAGI from the coding sequence TTGTCCAGTACATTAATTAAAAACGCACTTATCGTAACGATGAACCCCGACCGCCAAATACTGCGGGGCAGCTTACTGGTGGAAAACGACCGCATCACCGCCATTGACAGCTCAAGCCATGCTGCCGACCGGGTTATTGACGCCCAGGGTCAAGTGGTCATTCCCGGTCTGATCCAAACCCACGTACACCTCTGCCAGACACTTTTCAGGGGTCTGGCTGATGACATGCTTTTAATGGACTGGCTGCAAACCCGCATCTGGCCCCTGGAAGCGGCTCACGATCCCGCATCCATCTATTACTCGGCTCTATTGGGCATCGGCGAACTATTCCGGGGCGGCACCACTGCCATTATAGATATGGAAACGGTGCACCACACCGAATGTGCCTTCCAAGCTATTGTGGATGCCGGCATCCGGGCCATGAGCGGCAAATGCATGATGAACTGCGGTCCAGCAGGGGTCGGCAATCTGCTGGAGCAAACCAGCACATCACTACAGCAAAGCGTCGACCTGCTGGAAAAATGGCACGGTGCCGGGGAAGGTCGGCTGCTCTACGCATTTAGCCCTCGCTTTGCCGTTTCCTGCAGCGAAGAAATGCTTATTCAAGTGCGAAATTTAGCCCGCCATTACAACGTAGCGGTGCACACCCACGCCTCGGAAAACCAGGACGAAATCGCTATTGTGCAGGCCGAGCGGGGCATGCGCAATGTCGTTTATTTTGATCACCTGGGTATGACAGGCACCAATTTAATATTGGCTCACTGCATCTGGCTGGATAGCACGGAAATAGAGATATTGCGTCGCAGCGGTACTAGAGTGGTGCACTGCCCCTCTTCCAACCTCAAACTTGGCTCGGGCATAGCCTCTATACCCCAAATGTTGGAGCAAGGCGTTCACGTATCCATCGGGGCAGACGGTGCCCCCTGTAATAATAACTTGGACCAGTTTATGGAAATGCGCACTGCGGCCTTAATCCAAAAGCCGCTGCACGGCCCCACGGCCATGCCTGCCTGGCAAACATTTGAGCTGGCTACACTGGGAGGAGCTGTAGCGATGGGCTTGGAACAGCAAATTGGTTCCCTGGAAGTAGGCAAAAAAGCTGACCTGGCTATGATTAATTTAAACAATCTGCATTGTGCGCCGGTGGATGACACTAATATCTACAGCCAGCTGATCTACCAGGCCAGGAGTAGTGATGTCACACTAACTATGGTGGACGGGCAAATAGTTTACGAGAATGGCCGGTTAACCAGTATTGACGAGACTAACTTAATGAAGCAATGCAGTGAAGCCATTCAGCGAGTACGCCGGCGAGCCGGAATTTAA
- a CDS encoding class I SAM-dependent methyltransferase codes for MPDLAGIIQQEIAGNGPITFARFMEQALYHPELGYYTSPGAKIGRAGDFYTAPTVNPLFGAMLARRIDQMWVASGRPEQWVVAEYGPGTGILARDIATALQNNHPDLYDVLTYYLIEISSALKKVQQEILWNSPADNDKFCWIDRLAEIGPGHIANGCVLANELVDAFPVHLVRQEGNDLQELYVGLCGDDDDCNSSSVFSLVAGPLSTPELAEYFSMQNIRLENGQQAEVNLQARQWLAEVAGHLKHGYLITIDYGATSRELYAAHRFNGTLRCFYKHRLVDNPLVNVGGQDITAHVNFSTLITWGKQLGLQDIELATQPQFLLNMGILDILQKQPDYTSNPEFNKITSAIKQLVLPGGMGDIFKVLVQQCSFSS; via the coding sequence TTGCCTGATCTGGCCGGGATTATACAACAAGAAATAGCGGGAAACGGCCCCATAACCTTTGCCCGGTTCATGGAGCAGGCCCTTTATCATCCCGAACTGGGCTATTATACATCACCGGGCGCTAAAATCGGACGCGCCGGTGACTTTTACACCGCACCAACCGTAAACCCACTATTCGGTGCCATGCTGGCCCGCAGGATTGATCAAATGTGGGTGGCATCCGGCCGCCCGGAACAGTGGGTGGTGGCTGAATACGGCCCCGGCACCGGCATACTGGCCCGAGACATTGCCACGGCCCTGCAAAATAATCATCCCGATTTATACGACGTGCTGACATACTATCTAATTGAAATCAGTAGCGCTCTAAAAAAAGTTCAGCAAGAGATCCTTTGGAACAGCCCGGCTGACAATGATAAATTTTGCTGGATAGATAGACTGGCAGAAATAGGCCCTGGTCACATAGCAAATGGCTGCGTATTAGCCAATGAATTGGTGGATGCCTTCCCGGTGCACCTGGTCAGGCAAGAGGGCAACGATCTGCAAGAACTGTACGTGGGTTTATGCGGTGATGATGATGATTGCAATAGCAGCAGCGTGTTCTCACTGGTGGCGGGTCCATTGTCAACCCCGGAACTGGCTGAATACTTCAGCATGCAAAATATAAGGCTGGAAAACGGGCAGCAGGCCGAAGTCAACCTGCAGGCCCGCCAGTGGCTGGCCGAGGTGGCCGGTCATCTAAAGCATGGCTACCTAATAACTATCGACTATGGCGCCACATCTCGAGAACTTTACGCCGCCCACCGATTTAACGGCACCCTGCGCTGTTTTTATAAACACCGGTTAGTGGATAACCCTTTGGTCAACGTCGGCGGACAAGATATCACGGCCCACGTGAATTTCTCCACATTGATCACCTGGGGCAAACAGTTGGGTTTACAGGATATAGAATTAGCTACTCAACCACAATTTTTATTAAACATGGGTATTTTGGATATCCTGCAAAAACAACCGGACTATACATCTAACCCGGAATTCAACAAAATAACCTCGGCCATAAAACAACTGGTTCTTCCCGGCGGCATGGGCGATATTTTTAAAGTGCTGGTGCAGCAATGCTCATTTTCTTCTTAA